In Sphingomonas profundi, the sequence GGCCGCAGTCCACGCTGTACGGGCGGGGCGCGCTAATCGGCGCGGTCAACCTGATCGAGAACAAGGCCGATCCGGACGGCTTCGGCGCACGCCTGCGCGCCGACTACGGCAATTACGACGCCTATGTGGTGGAAGGCATGGTGAACGCGCCGCTGGGCGAAGGCATCGCGGCCCGCGTCTCCGGCCGCCTGCGCAAGCGGGACGGCTATGTGAAGAACCTGCTCGGCGGGCCGGACTTCAACTCGGTCGATACCAAGGCCGTGCGCGGCACGCTCCACGCGGAGACCGGCGGTCTGAAGTTCGACCTGATCGGCAACTACCAGAAGGACGAGACGAACGGCACGCCGTTCAAGTCCACGACCTACCGCCCCACCGATCCCGTCACGGGCGCGGTGATCGGCAACGCCGGGCGCAACAGCGGCGCGGCGCTGGCCGCCGGCTCCGGCTTCGAGGGCGACCGCGGCCTCGGCATGGACCGGGAGGTGTGGGGCGTCACCGGCCTCGCCACCTACACGCTGAGCGACCGGCTCACTCTCACCTCGATCTCCGCCTACCGCCACTTCAAGGCGCTGGAGATTTTCGACGCCGACGGCATCTCGCTACCCGTGCTCACCGCCGCGGAGGATGCGCGCGGCAAGCAGGCGAGCCAGGAACTGCGGCTGACCTACGAGGAAGGGCCGCTCACCGCCTTTCTCGGCGGCAGCTACTTCTACGAGAAGGGATCGCAGCGCACGCCGGCGATGTTCGACGAGCGCGCGGTGCTGGCGCGGATCGCCAATGCGCTTTCCGGCCCAATCCCGGGCCGCCCCGCCACCGATCCGGCACCCGCCGCCGTGTTCGCCAACACCGCCTTTACCGGCGCGCTGCTGCAGGGCGCGGCTGCCGCATCCGGCGTCGCGCTGCCGGCGGCGCAGGCGATGGCGATCGCCGCCAACCTGAAGCCCGGCCACTCCGAAACCAGCACCAACTTCTCGCGCACCAGCGCCTTCGACATCTTCGGTGACGCCACCTACCGCATCGGCGAGAAGCTGGAGATCGGCGCCGGCCTGCGCTACACGCATGACGACAAGCGCACGCGCTACACCTCGGCGGTGCTGAACGGCCGCTCGATCCTGGGCGGCTTCATCGGCGCGCTGCGCCAGCCGGCGGCGACCCGGTCCGCGCTGCTCGGCGCGCTCAGCGTGCCCGGCGCAGCCGCGATCCCGCTCTCCGCCGCCTTTCCGGTGCCGCTGTTCGGCCTCGGCGCGCAGCCCACCGCCGGCAATGGCGGGGTGGACAGCGCCGACCTGACCGACGACGGCTTCAGCTGGCGCTTCACCGCCCGCTACGCGGCCTCGCCCCAGGCCAGCCTCTACGCCACCTATGCGCGCGGCCGGCGGCCCAAGGTGCTGAACGCCGCCGGCCCGGCCGCGCCGTTCGCCGCGACCAACTTCAACGTGCTGGCGAACGAGCGGGTCGACAGCTACGAGACCGGGGTCAAGACGGCGCTGCTCGGCCGCACCCTGTTCCTCGACGGATCGGTGTTCTTCTACCAGTATCGCAATTTCCAGAGCCAGGTGCAGCAGGGCACGCAGATCATCACCGTCAACGCCGGCAAGGCCGAGAGCTACGGGCTTGAGGCGCAGGCGCGCTGGGTGCCGAACGACATCGTCTCGCTCTACGCCAGCTACGCCTACAACCACAGCCGCTTCAAATCCGGCATCCGCGACGGCAACCGCTTCCGCCTCTCGCCCGATCATTCCGCCGCGCTGGGCCTGATCCTGGACGTGCCGGTCGGCCCCGGCCGCATCAGCCTGTCGCCCAGCGTGACCTACCAGAGCCGCGTCTATTTCGACGACGACAATGATCGTTCCGACCTCCAGCAGCCACCCGCCGCGCTGGTCGCCGACAATCTGCGCGACGAGACGCAGAACGGCTATGCGCTCGCCAACCTGCGGCTGGGATTCGAGCCCGAGGACAAGGCGTGGCGTGTCGAGGGCTTCGTTGAGAATGTCTTCGACAGGAAGTATATCCGCGATGCCGGCAATACCGGCGACGCGCTCGGCCTGCCCACCTTCATCGCCGGCGATCCGCGCTTCTACGGGATCACCGCCACCATCCGCTTCGGAGACGTAAAGTGACCGGACCCGTGATCGATCGCCGCTCCGCCCTTGCCCTGATCGGCGCCGGCGCCGCCCTGCCCGCCGCCGGGCAGGCGGCGACGCCGGCGGCAGCGTCCTTCGCACACGGCGTCGCCAGCGGCGATCCCGCCACCGACGGCGCGATCCTCTGGACGCGCGTCACCACCGATGCCGCCGCCGTGCCCGTCCGCTGGAGCGTCGCCGAGAGCGAGGGCGGCAAGCCCGTCGCCAGCGGCACCGCCGAGGCGCGCGCCGCGCGCGACCATACGGTGAAGGTGGAGGCCGGGCGGCTGAAGCCCGGCCGAGATTACTGGTACTGGTTCGAGGCGGCCGGCACCCGCTCGCCGGTCGGCCGCTTCCGCACCCTGCCGGAAGGCAAGGCGGCGGACGTCGTGATGGCGGTCGTCTCCTGCCAGCTCTACGCCAACGGCCTGTTCAACGCCTATGACGCGATCGCGCGGGAGGCGCGCCTCGACGCCGTCGTCCATCTCGGCGACTATATCTACGAATATGATCCGCTCGATTATGGCGGCGCCAACGCGCGCGCGCTGAACCGTCTCGTCAAGCCGGATCACGAGATCGTGACGCTGGCCGACTATCGCGCGCGCCACGCCAGCTACAAGACGGATGCCGACCTGCAGGCCGCCCACGCCCGCGCCGCCTTCATCTGCGTGTGGGACGATCACGAGACGGCGAACGACAGCTGGACGGGGGGCGCCGAGAACCACCAGCCCGCCACCGAGGGGGACTGGAAGGCGCGCAAGGCGGCCGCCATCCAGGCCTATTTCGAGTGGATGCCGATCCGCGATCCGATCCCCGG encodes:
- a CDS encoding TonB-dependent receptor, with amino-acid sequence MTFRSVALAAVSLAALAASPARAQTVAEADAAAPDEIVVTAQLRAQNPIEVPIALSVTTGAEFERLGLDDLEEFSRFVPGFDVQNQSPNNPGFVMRGITSDSGTATNEPRVSVFQDGVSISKSRGSYVEPFDLQRIEVAKGPQSTLYGRGALIGAVNLIENKADPDGFGARLRADYGNYDAYVVEGMVNAPLGEGIAARVSGRLRKRDGYVKNLLGGPDFNSVDTKAVRGTLHAETGGLKFDLIGNYQKDETNGTPFKSTTYRPTDPVTGAVIGNAGRNSGAALAAGSGFEGDRGLGMDREVWGVTGLATYTLSDRLTLTSISAYRHFKALEIFDADGISLPVLTAAEDARGKQASQELRLTYEEGPLTAFLGGSYFYEKGSQRTPAMFDERAVLARIANALSGPIPGRPATDPAPAAVFANTAFTGALLQGAAAASGVALPAAQAMAIAANLKPGHSETSTNFSRTSAFDIFGDATYRIGEKLEIGAGLRYTHDDKRTRYTSAVLNGRSILGGFIGALRQPAATRSALLGALSVPGAAAIPLSAAFPVPLFGLGAQPTAGNGGVDSADLTDDGFSWRFTARYAASPQASLYATYARGRRPKVLNAAGPAAPFAATNFNVLANERVDSYETGVKTALLGRTLFLDGSVFFYQYRNFQSQVQQGTQIITVNAGKAESYGLEAQARWVPNDIVSLYASYAYNHSRFKSGIRDGNRFRLSPDHSAALGLILDVPVGPGRISLSPSVTYQSRVYFDDDNDRSDLQQPPAALVADNLRDETQNGYALANLRLGFEPEDKAWRVEGFVENVFDRKYIRDAGNTGDALGLPTFIAGDPRFYGITATIRFGDVK